AGCGATTGGATAGTTTGTTCAATGATTGATACAATGCTTTGCCTTTCAATGTTTTCCGCAAGATGTATGCCAAGTTTGCTATTGAGAGGACAGACGTGTAAAGGGCACATTGAGGATTATCGCTCAAAGCCAAAATATGCCCTGACTGTTCGTAACCTTCACGCTCGCATAGAAGGTCAATCAACACATTCGTATCAATAAAGATTCTCATCTTACTTATTTAACAGATACGATAATCTTTCGTCCGATTCTATCTCTTGCGAATCGATACCCGAAGCGATACCTATTAAACTGCGAATGTCTTCGGGCAAATTATCCGTAGAAGAAACTTTCGCTTTAGCATTTTCTTTCCGTACAGACACTCTGGTTACCCCCTTTAAAAGACCAATCGCCTTTTCCAGCATGGGGAGCAATGAATTGTCGCTGACCGTTACAATTATCTCTGCCATATTTGTCCAATTTTAGTTACTTAGTACAAAGTAACGGTTTTATTTCGAGAATGGCAAGGAATTGAGGAAAAGAAAATATCGCTATACATTCAGTTCTACGTTGTTTAACTTTTGTTTCTAGTGCTCTTTGGGACTATTTTGTATTCATAGGATATGCTTTGGCAGATTTTATAGCTCTCTTTGTATATA
The Phocaeicola salanitronis DSM 18170 genome window above contains:
- a CDS encoding type II toxin-antitoxin system VapC family toxin → MRIFIDTNVLIDLLCEREGYEQSGHILALSDNPQCALYTSVLSIANLAYILRKTLKGKALYQSLNKLSNRLNISPMTQESFERALLLEASDFEDALQYYSALQADCEVIVTRNKKDFKFSEITVSSPDEFLVQFLPFSK